One genomic window of Polyangium aurulentum includes the following:
- a CDS encoding ATP-binding protein, with product MGESTSADPLRVLVLAAPRDAELTCAFLRDAGYAALACPSPQQMLDDIETSPPGAIVIADELMSPAGIDLLARTLEKQPPWSDLPIIFFCGKRLSSREAERLCDRFNVTVLERPVARSTMMTAVRAALRARRRQFDARALLARVEEANRKLADADKRKDEFLAMLGHELRNPLSAIRMAVGTMQISRSEDVTARARAVIERQSRNLAHLVDDLLDVSRVASGKIKLAVEPIDLREIAQRCILAMEPEARAHQHTLDLSLPAEPIIVEGDAVRLEQILSNLVKNAIKYTPNGGWIEVGLGAEGGEAVLRVRDNGIGISPDLLPHVFDLFIQADRSLARSKGGLGLGLAVVRGLVERHKGTLRAHSAGEGMGSEFVIRLPLCIRDAPKLRGDAGALVKSGSRKIVLVEDNDDARMTTAEYLRTLGHTVLTAADGQEGLELILSARPDAGIVDIGLPRLDGYEVARHVRQQAPSEIDLIALTGYGQPEDRKRALDAGFDQHLVKPIELQALARVLAETKRH from the coding sequence ATGGGGGAATCGACCAGCGCTGACCCGCTCCGCGTGCTGGTGCTGGCGGCTCCGCGCGACGCAGAGCTGACCTGCGCATTTCTGCGTGACGCCGGGTATGCGGCCTTGGCCTGTCCTTCGCCCCAGCAGATGCTCGACGATATCGAGACGTCCCCTCCCGGGGCGATCGTGATCGCGGACGAGCTCATGTCGCCCGCCGGCATCGATCTGCTCGCGCGCACGCTCGAGAAGCAGCCGCCGTGGTCCGACCTGCCCATCATCTTCTTTTGCGGAAAACGCCTCTCGTCGCGCGAGGCCGAGCGTCTGTGCGACCGCTTCAACGTCACGGTCCTCGAGCGCCCCGTCGCCCGATCGACGATGATGACGGCCGTTCGCGCGGCCCTGCGCGCCCGCCGCCGGCAATTCGACGCGCGCGCGCTGCTCGCCCGGGTCGAGGAGGCCAATCGCAAGCTCGCCGACGCCGACAAGCGCAAAGACGAGTTTCTGGCCATGCTCGGCCACGAGCTGCGCAATCCCCTGTCGGCGATCCGGATGGCCGTCGGAACCATGCAGATCTCGCGCTCCGAGGACGTGACGGCCCGGGCGCGCGCGGTCATCGAGCGTCAGAGCCGCAATCTGGCCCATCTCGTCGACGACCTGCTCGACGTCTCCCGCGTGGCGAGCGGGAAGATAAAGCTCGCGGTCGAGCCCATCGATTTGCGCGAGATCGCGCAGCGCTGCATTCTGGCCATGGAGCCCGAGGCCCGCGCGCACCAGCACACGCTCGATCTGTCGCTCCCCGCGGAGCCCATCATCGTGGAGGGCGACGCCGTTCGGCTCGAGCAGATCCTGTCCAATCTGGTCAAGAATGCCATCAAGTACACGCCGAACGGCGGCTGGATCGAGGTCGGGCTCGGCGCCGAGGGGGGCGAGGCCGTCCTCCGGGTGCGCGACAACGGAATCGGGATCTCGCCGGATTTGCTGCCGCACGTCTTCGATCTCTTCATCCAGGCGGACAGGTCGCTCGCGCGCTCGAAGGGTGGGCTCGGGCTCGGGCTCGCCGTGGTCCGAGGGCTCGTCGAGCGGCACAAGGGCACCCTCCGAGCGCACAGCGCCGGGGAGGGAATGGGCAGCGAATTCGTCATCCGGCTGCCGCTCTGCATCCGCGACGCGCCGAAGCTGCGGGGAGACGCCGGCGCCCTCGTGAAGAGCGGCTCGAGGAAGATCGTGCTGGTCGAGGATAACGACGACGCGCGCATGACGACGGCCGAGTATCTCCGGACGCTCGGCCATACCGTGCTGACCGCGGCCGACGGCCAGGAGGGCCTCGAACTGATTCTCTCCGCGCGGCCGGACGCCGGGATCGTCGATATCGGCCTGCCCCGCCTCGACGGCTACGAGGTGGCGCGGCACGTCCGGCAGCAGGCCCCCTCGGAGATCGATCTCATCGCCCTCACGGGCTACGGGCAGCCCGAGGATCGCAAGCGCGCGCTCGACGCCGGGTTCGACCAGCACCTCGTCAAGCCCATCGAGCTGCAGGCCCTCGCGCGCGTGCTGGCCGAGACCAAGCGGCATTAG
- a CDS encoding Hsp20/alpha crystallin family protein — protein sequence MRKGERTEQASLGRLDPWRMMTDLLRWDPFAELGTLGASGRDILPRIDVKETKDALVFRADLPGVKEDDLEISVTGNRLSVRGKRDEEERIEDDRYFLYERSHGDFERSFTLPEGFELDRIEAELKDGVLTLRVPRAAETKPRRIPVGKDKVEDKGEISGEIKGQKSGTKAAA from the coding sequence ATGCGTAAGGGCGAGCGGACCGAGCAGGCTTCCCTCGGCAGGCTCGATCCGTGGCGCATGATGACCGATTTGCTGCGCTGGGACCCGTTCGCCGAGCTCGGGACGCTCGGCGCCTCGGGCAGGGACATCTTGCCGAGGATCGACGTCAAGGAGACGAAGGACGCGCTCGTCTTCAGGGCGGATCTCCCCGGCGTGAAGGAGGACGACCTCGAGATCTCGGTGACCGGCAACCGGCTCAGCGTGCGCGGCAAGCGCGACGAGGAGGAGCGCATCGAGGACGACAGGTATTTCCTCTACGAGCGCTCGCACGGCGATTTCGAGCGTTCGTTCACGCTGCCCGAGGGGTTCGAGCTCGATCGCATCGAGGCCGAGCTCAAGGACGGCGTGCTCACGCTGCGCGTGCCGAGGGCGGCCGAGACGAAGCCGCGGCGGATCCCCGTCGGCAAGGACAAGGTAGAGGACAAGGGGGAGATCAGCGGAGAGATCAAGGGGCAGAAATCCGGGACCAAAGCCGCGGCATGA
- a CDS encoding bestrophin family protein: protein MIPYARGGWLRFLVAPHGSFVRGVPLRVLAFGVIATIAWAGDRYLSVHLPIGPHEVAGAIIALILAFRTNTAYNRFWEGRTLWGSIVNSCRNLTRIATHHSGQDSAEARAFAVWVVVFAHVTRRSLRGEKDWPEIRALLPPDAYEALARAPHGPLYAADELSKHLAMLVRRGALNPMMATTAESEIIALVNCLGGCERILKTPTPLGYVVLSQRLIAITLASLPFALIEQVGVFTPLITMVVAYPILLIEGLGTELDNPFGHDANDLPLTRICKTIQENLLAAPPTADDAPPTPTYYFD, encoded by the coding sequence ATGATACCTTATGCGCGCGGCGGCTGGCTCAGGTTCCTCGTCGCACCGCATGGCTCGTTCGTCAGGGGCGTGCCGCTGCGCGTGCTCGCGTTCGGCGTGATCGCCACCATTGCCTGGGCAGGCGACCGCTATCTCAGCGTGCACCTGCCCATCGGGCCGCACGAGGTCGCGGGCGCCATCATCGCGCTCATTCTCGCGTTCCGCACGAACACGGCGTACAATCGGTTCTGGGAGGGACGTACGCTCTGGGGCTCGATCGTCAATTCGTGCCGCAACCTCACCCGCATCGCCACGCACCACTCCGGTCAGGACAGCGCCGAGGCGCGGGCCTTCGCAGTCTGGGTCGTGGTGTTCGCCCACGTCACGCGGCGCTCGCTCCGGGGCGAGAAAGACTGGCCGGAGATCCGGGCCCTCTTGCCGCCCGACGCGTACGAGGCGCTGGCGCGCGCCCCCCACGGGCCGCTCTATGCTGCCGACGAGCTTTCGAAGCATCTCGCCATGCTCGTGCGCCGCGGCGCCCTCAATCCGATGATGGCCACCACGGCAGAGAGCGAGATCATTGCGCTGGTCAACTGCCTGGGCGGCTGCGAGCGAATCCTGAAGACGCCCACCCCGCTCGGCTATGTCGTGCTCTCCCAGCGATTGATCGCGATCACGCTGGCCTCGCTGCCGTTTGCCCTGATCGAGCAGGTCGGCGTGTTTACCCCGCTGATCACGATGGTGGTCGCATATCCCATCCTGCTGATCGAGGGCCTCGGCACCGAGCTGGACAACCCCTTCGGGCACGACGCAAACGACTTGCCGTTGACCCGGATCTGCAAGACGATCCAGGAGAACCTGCTCGCCGCTCCGCCCACCGCGGACGACGCGCCGCCCACGCCGACGTATTATTTCGATTGA
- a CDS encoding alpha/beta fold hydrolase, producing MPNDTPDSPRFFHGNGPVHVADFGGSGPPIVLVHGLGGSHVNWMSVGRALAARGRVLAPDLIGFGRTPLAGRAPSIDANVAMLARFLDNEVKEPVTLVGNSMGGLVSALVAAERPSLVSRLVLVAPALPIPPGAMIDPTVTMVFALYLVPGMGEAFLRHRMKKRGPEGVLRDTLRLCGVDPARLSPGVYEAGIALARERAEHPWADAAFLAAARSLVRTNMRRARVFDALRRIAAPTLLVHGTADRLVPFAASAAVARLRPDWTLARLEGIGHVPQLEVPERWLELIGRWIEPQSK from the coding sequence ATGCCCAACGACACGCCCGACTCTCCGCGCTTCTTTCATGGAAACGGCCCCGTGCACGTCGCCGATTTCGGCGGCTCGGGCCCGCCGATCGTGCTCGTCCACGGCCTCGGCGGCTCGCATGTGAACTGGATGTCGGTGGGCCGGGCGCTCGCCGCGCGCGGACGGGTCCTGGCGCCGGATCTCATCGGATTCGGTCGCACGCCACTCGCGGGCAGAGCGCCCTCCATCGACGCCAACGTCGCCATGCTCGCGCGCTTCCTCGACAACGAGGTGAAAGAGCCCGTGACGCTGGTGGGCAATTCGATGGGCGGGCTCGTCTCGGCGCTCGTCGCCGCGGAGAGGCCCTCGCTCGTGTCGCGCCTCGTGCTCGTCGCCCCGGCCCTGCCCATTCCGCCGGGCGCCATGATCGATCCGACCGTGACCATGGTCTTCGCGCTCTATCTCGTCCCGGGCATGGGCGAGGCGTTCTTGCGTCACAGGATGAAAAAGCGCGGGCCCGAGGGGGTCTTGCGCGACACGTTGAGGCTGTGCGGCGTCGATCCGGCGCGTCTATCACCCGGGGTCTACGAAGCCGGTATCGCCCTCGCGCGTGAGCGCGCCGAGCACCCGTGGGCCGACGCGGCGTTCCTCGCGGCGGCGCGCTCGCTCGTGCGCACGAACATGCGGCGCGCGCGGGTCTTCGACGCGCTCCGGCGCATTGCCGCGCCGACGCTCCTCGTTCACGGCACGGCCGATCGCCTCGTGCCCTTCGCGGCGAGCGCAGCCGTGGCGCGATTGCGACCGGATTGGACCCTCGCGAGGCTGGAGGGGATAGGACACGTGCCGCAGCTCGAGGTGCCCGAGCGCTGGCTCGAGCTCATCGGCCGCTGGATCGAGCCTCAATCGAAATAA
- a CDS encoding acetyltransferase: protein MRRALPPLLPVALLLVASGCVDPVTLAEPPDTSPLTVGESREVELRYLRLDVRDFTKTLTLDELSTLPRATLQRTWLFDLEARPLVENVLRQIATMPPEEMYSQPMPAQNLARLLAMTPENADLSGTPLAGLLGVGKAVGLSPSMILADLGRSMPNELIAPPELAAIAVLENIMATHPNTKLRPGPVTPDHPEGLYPVTPGSIPVSLYDVATRFAGLAERFGPAPLDRNRPGGGTHPGFIRAASGLEEARETFLMTVKVTANALPYKGIDASHASVASVNAVPGQIERIFDFSDPEWMKIEGLPPEMKIDEMTMSIVENDAYLPGGTSRDPLPAGNSPVWSAAPWDLERVLAETGRRITAGIAPHCTVYSPAGNVPEPLRAVEVCIDSTGWVEIRVDPSVILDEPPLRPSYFWDMLLEVAQARMHDGGLAEGGADVAIQVRDVAVGTKTDVLLQRIRENFEKDPALLLGMVEVLTASTVGDADFYYVQPEGGREDWLFFVAPEDLRKNEEGEPVRSYGYARPGFFADPGLTQKVSTRESVDGDTAHEKVRIGPGTRLHIEDAEGQRYAIKVGEKPSPHRVSLTVTRLD, encoded by the coding sequence ATGCGCCGCGCTCTTCCGCCGCTCCTGCCCGTCGCGCTCCTGCTCGTCGCGAGCGGGTGCGTCGATCCCGTCACCCTCGCCGAGCCGCCGGACACCTCGCCGCTCACGGTCGGCGAGAGCCGCGAGGTGGAGCTACGCTATCTGCGCCTCGACGTGCGCGATTTCACGAAGACGCTCACGCTCGACGAGCTCTCGACCCTGCCGCGCGCGACGCTGCAAAGGACGTGGCTCTTCGATCTCGAGGCGAGGCCGCTCGTCGAGAACGTATTGCGGCAGATCGCGACCATGCCCCCCGAGGAGATGTATTCGCAGCCGATGCCGGCGCAGAACCTCGCCCGGCTGCTCGCCATGACGCCCGAGAATGCGGATCTGTCGGGCACGCCGCTCGCGGGGCTGCTCGGCGTGGGCAAGGCCGTGGGGCTCTCGCCCTCGATGATCCTCGCGGACCTCGGCAGGAGCATGCCGAACGAGCTCATCGCGCCGCCCGAGCTGGCCGCCATTGCGGTGCTCGAGAACATCATGGCGACGCACCCGAATACGAAGCTGCGCCCGGGCCCGGTCACGCCCGATCACCCCGAGGGCCTCTATCCCGTGACGCCGGGCTCGATCCCGGTGAGCCTGTACGACGTGGCCACGCGATTTGCGGGCCTCGCCGAGCGCTTCGGCCCGGCGCCGCTCGATCGCAATCGCCCCGGCGGGGGAACGCACCCGGGCTTCATCCGCGCAGCGAGCGGCCTCGAGGAGGCGCGCGAGACGTTCCTCATGACCGTCAAGGTCACGGCCAACGCGCTGCCCTACAAGGGCATCGACGCCTCGCACGCGAGCGTGGCCAGCGTCAATGCCGTGCCCGGACAGATCGAGCGCATCTTCGATTTCTCCGACCCCGAGTGGATGAAAATCGAAGGTCTGCCCCCCGAGATGAAGATCGACGAGATGACGATGTCGATCGTCGAGAACGACGCGTATCTGCCGGGCGGAACGAGCCGCGATCCGCTCCCGGCCGGCAACTCGCCCGTCTGGAGCGCGGCGCCCTGGGATCTCGAGCGCGTGCTCGCCGAGACGGGCCGGCGCATCACGGCCGGGATCGCGCCCCATTGCACGGTGTATTCGCCCGCCGGCAACGTCCCCGAGCCGCTGCGCGCGGTCGAGGTCTGCATCGACAGCACGGGATGGGTCGAGATTCGCGTGGATCCGAGCGTGATCCTGGACGAGCCCCCGCTCCGGCCCTCGTATTTCTGGGATATGCTGCTCGAGGTCGCGCAGGCGCGAATGCACGATGGTGGGCTCGCCGAGGGCGGGGCGGACGTGGCCATCCAGGTGCGAGACGTCGCGGTGGGAACGAAGACCGACGTGCTCCTGCAAAGGATCCGCGAAAACTTCGAAAAGGACCCGGCGTTGCTCCTCGGCATGGTGGAGGTGCTGACGGCGAGCACCGTGGGCGACGCGGATTTCTATTACGTGCAGCCCGAGGGAGGTCGCGAGGACTGGCTCTTCTTCGTGGCGCCCGAGGACCTGCGCAAGAACGAGGAGGGCGAGCCCGTACGGAGCTACGGATACGCGCGCCCAGGGTTCTTCGCGGATCCGGGTTTGACGCAGAAGGTCTCCACGCGCGAATCGGTGGACGGCGACACGGCGCACGAAAAGGTGCGGATCGGGCCCGGAACGAGGCTTCATATCGAGGACGCCGAGGGGCAGAGGTACGCGATCAAGGTCGGCGAAAAGCCGAGCCCCCACCGCGTGTCGCTGACCGTGACGCGCTTGGATTAG
- a CDS encoding OmpP1/FadL family transporter produces MRRSKLPRALFAFPALATLVAAPRGARGSGLDAPIVGSGQSGPTTADAAAIHWNPGALTAIGQGELFGGAGLIVGRAGYQRNRLGTYQTPDTLRYRTPLSPEYVGPSKQGWAEPVGATPIAPTGDLFFSAPVLDNRMALGLGVYVPYAAALDFPANGAQQWQLRQAFIAATFVTGSVAVRVLPSLSLGAGVSYVGGVASLSKVQDFASLPEFNEAFNTFNQPNDFGPRAPTEVRELDVLSRPMSITNAVSHGVSFNAGLMYEPTRDLRLGLAYQHSAAMRYRGRFALDMNDPFFTQDLAAQGLRYKPLVEGDAEIAFTLPKRITAGAGYQATEQFRIDGFVSYVFYSDVDAFDVTTSSPDLAQPKLGIGEMVKVKLPRDWNDTVWVEARGRHAFGRALAVSATIGYQSPASPDETIDVSALDGHRLIGGVGAAVQATRWLSLHGDARVQGIMPRTVTTSAQDLGNGRYTLFVAYAGGHAKARF; encoded by the coding sequence ATGCGGCGCTCGAAGCTCCCCCGGGCTCTCTTTGCGTTCCCCGCGCTCGCGACGCTCGTCGCCGCGCCGAGGGGCGCGCGCGGGTCGGGGCTCGACGCGCCCATCGTGGGCAGCGGGCAATCGGGCCCGACGACGGCAGACGCCGCGGCCATTCACTGGAACCCCGGCGCGCTCACGGCCATCGGTCAAGGGGAGCTGTTCGGCGGGGCGGGGCTCATCGTGGGCCGCGCCGGATACCAGCGAAACCGGCTCGGTACCTACCAGACGCCCGATACGCTGCGCTACAGGACGCCCTTGTCGCCCGAATACGTCGGTCCCTCGAAGCAAGGGTGGGCCGAGCCGGTCGGGGCAACCCCGATCGCGCCGACGGGCGACCTGTTCTTCTCCGCGCCCGTGCTCGACAATCGAATGGCGCTCGGCCTCGGCGTGTACGTTCCGTATGCGGCCGCGCTCGATTTCCCCGCGAATGGCGCGCAGCAGTGGCAGCTCCGCCAGGCGTTCATCGCGGCCACGTTCGTGACGGGCAGCGTCGCCGTGCGCGTCTTGCCGAGCCTGTCGCTCGGCGCGGGCGTCTCCTATGTCGGCGGCGTCGCGAGCCTGAGCAAGGTGCAGGACTTCGCCTCGCTCCCCGAGTTCAATGAAGCCTTCAATACCTTCAACCAGCCGAACGACTTCGGCCCGCGCGCGCCGACCGAGGTGCGCGAGCTCGATGTCCTGTCGCGCCCGATGTCCATCACCAACGCGGTGAGCCACGGGGTCTCGTTCAACGCGGGCCTCATGTACGAGCCCACGCGCGATCTGCGGCTCGGGCTCGCTTACCAGCACAGCGCCGCAATGCGCTACCGGGGCCGCTTCGCCCTCGACATGAACGATCCCTTCTTCACGCAGGACCTCGCCGCCCAGGGCCTGCGCTACAAGCCCCTCGTCGAGGGCGACGCGGAGATCGCATTCACGCTGCCCAAGCGAATCACGGCGGGCGCGGGCTACCAGGCGACCGAGCAATTCAGAATCGACGGGTTCGTCTCGTACGTGTTCTATTCGGACGTGGACGCCTTCGACGTGACGACGAGCTCGCCGGATCTCGCGCAGCCGAAGCTCGGGATCGGCGAAATGGTGAAGGTGAAGCTGCCGCGCGACTGGAACGACACGGTGTGGGTCGAGGCGCGCGGGCGTCATGCATTCGGGAGGGCGCTCGCGGTGTCGGCGACGATCGGCTATCAATCACCCGCCTCGCCGGACGAGACGATCGACGTCTCCGCGCTCGACGGACACCGGCTCATCGGCGGCGTCGGCGCGGCCGTGCAGGCGACGCGGTGGCTGTCGCTCCACGGCGACGCGCGCGTGCAGGGGATCATGCCGCGCACGGTGACCACCTCGGCCCAGGACCTCGGCAATGGGCGGTATACGCTGTTCGTCGCGTACGCCGGAGGGCACGCGAAGGCCAGGTTTTGA
- a CDS encoding RCC1 domain-containing protein, whose translation MTGCGGEDPQEPGTGGSGGTSASSSGVGGSGGGGGQGGQGGQGGGVGGAGGQGGQGGGQGGNGGTGGAPLVCTPGEALSCYAGPSGTEGVGACKAGTKTCAPDGSGFGPCEGEVVPQAETCNTATDDDCDGAVNEDGVGCACVPGSAIPCYSGPSGTEGVGACAGGSQTCNAEGTAYGPCVGEVVPQSETCNTAIDDDCDGAVNEDGAGCVCVPGSASACYSGPMGTAGVGPCTEGTQLCNAQGTGFGPCEGEVLPSPETCDTASDDDCDGAVNEEGAACVCVPGTKESCYSGPMGTAGVGACTAGSRVCDGLGTSWGGCVGETLPTAETCATTADDDCDGQVNEEGAACLCVPGSTAPCYTGPDGSQGVGLCKPGFHTCDDFGTSYGECLGQFLPLVEQCNQQGQTSLDEDCDGQVNEACTVLDIDGGNYHSIVLRANGTVWTWGRNYYGQIGDGTTVDKKLPVQVPGLTGVIAIAGAYQHNLALKSDGTVWAWGYNTYGQLGDGTTTQRASPVQVKNLTGVVAISTSYAHSMALKSDGTVWTWGYNSYGQLGDATTANKSTPVQAQGLTGVIQIAAGGYHSLALRADGQLYGWGRNTYGQVGDGSTVQQNVPTAATAAGGMALISGGDTYSLGVRLDGTVWAWGYNYYGQLGNGTTSNSPLPVQALGLSGAVSISAGSSHSLAVKADGSVWGWGYNYYGQIGSGTTSNSSYPVQAVGLSNVYRAGAGDYHSVVVMADGSVKAYGSNSYGQLGNNSTTSSPTPVVSQLP comes from the coding sequence ATGACTGGGTGCGGAGGGGAGGACCCCCAGGAGCCGGGGACCGGCGGGAGTGGCGGCACGAGCGCCTCTTCCTCGGGCGTCGGCGGCAGCGGTGGCGGCGGCGGCCAGGGTGGCCAGGGTGGCCAGGGCGGGGGCGTCGGCGGCGCGGGTGGCCAGGGTGGCCAGGGCGGCGGCCAGGGTGGAAATGGCGGGACGGGCGGCGCGCCGCTCGTGTGCACGCCCGGGGAAGCGCTCTCCTGCTACGCCGGGCCGAGCGGGACCGAGGGCGTCGGCGCGTGCAAGGCGGGCACGAAGACCTGCGCCCCTGACGGCTCCGGTTTCGGGCCTTGCGAGGGCGAGGTCGTTCCCCAGGCCGAGACGTGCAATACCGCGACCGACGACGATTGCGACGGCGCGGTCAACGAGGACGGCGTGGGGTGCGCGTGCGTCCCCGGGTCCGCGATTCCCTGCTATTCCGGCCCGTCGGGCACCGAGGGCGTCGGCGCCTGCGCGGGCGGCTCGCAGACCTGCAATGCCGAGGGCACCGCGTATGGGCCTTGCGTGGGCGAGGTCGTGCCGCAATCCGAGACGTGCAACACCGCCATCGACGACGATTGCGACGGCGCGGTGAACGAGGATGGCGCCGGGTGCGTGTGCGTGCCTGGCTCGGCGTCGGCTTGCTATTCGGGCCCCATGGGCACGGCCGGCGTGGGTCCGTGCACGGAGGGCACGCAGCTCTGCAATGCCCAGGGCACGGGCTTCGGCCCCTGCGAGGGCGAGGTCCTCCCCTCGCCCGAGACGTGCGACACCGCGAGCGACGACGATTGCGACGGCGCGGTCAACGAGGAGGGCGCGGCCTGCGTCTGCGTGCCGGGCACGAAGGAGTCCTGCTATTCGGGCCCCATGGGCACGGCCGGCGTGGGCGCGTGCACGGCGGGGTCGCGCGTGTGCGACGGGCTCGGGACGTCGTGGGGCGGGTGCGTGGGCGAGACGCTGCCCACGGCCGAGACGTGCGCGACGACGGCCGACGACGATTGCGACGGCCAGGTCAACGAGGAGGGCGCGGCCTGCCTCTGCGTGCCCGGCTCCACGGCGCCTTGCTATACGGGCCCCGACGGCAGCCAGGGCGTCGGCCTCTGCAAGCCCGGCTTCCACACCTGCGATGATTTTGGAACCAGCTACGGCGAGTGCCTCGGCCAGTTCCTGCCGCTCGTGGAGCAGTGCAATCAGCAGGGGCAAACCTCGCTCGACGAGGATTGCGACGGGCAGGTCAACGAGGCCTGCACGGTGCTCGACATCGACGGCGGCAACTACCACAGCATCGTGCTGCGCGCGAATGGCACGGTGTGGACGTGGGGCCGCAACTATTATGGCCAGATCGGCGATGGCACGACCGTCGACAAGAAGTTGCCGGTGCAGGTGCCGGGCCTGACGGGCGTCATTGCGATCGCGGGCGCTTATCAGCACAACCTCGCGCTCAAGTCGGACGGCACGGTCTGGGCCTGGGGCTACAACACCTATGGCCAGCTCGGTGACGGCACGACGACGCAGAGGGCGAGCCCCGTGCAGGTCAAGAACCTGACCGGCGTGGTGGCGATATCGACGAGCTACGCCCATTCGATGGCCCTCAAGTCGGACGGCACGGTCTGGACCTGGGGCTACAACTCTTATGGCCAGCTCGGCGACGCCACGACGGCGAACAAGTCGACGCCGGTGCAAGCGCAGGGCCTCACGGGCGTGATTCAGATCGCGGCCGGTGGCTATCACTCGCTCGCGCTGCGCGCCGACGGTCAGCTCTACGGCTGGGGCCGCAACACGTACGGCCAGGTCGGCGACGGCTCGACGGTCCAGCAGAACGTGCCCACGGCCGCCACGGCCGCGGGCGGGATGGCGTTGATCTCGGGCGGCGATACCTACTCGCTCGGCGTGCGCCTCGACGGTACGGTCTGGGCCTGGGGCTATAACTACTATGGCCAGCTCGGCAACGGCACCACCTCGAACTCGCCCCTCCCGGTGCAGGCCCTGGGCCTGAGCGGCGCGGTCTCGATCTCGGCCGGCTCCTCGCACTCGCTCGCCGTCAAAGCGGACGGGTCCGTGTGGGGCTGGGGATACAACTATTACGGCCAGATCGGCAGCGGGACCACGTCGAACTCGAGCTACCCCGTGCAGGCCGTCGGCCTGTCGAACGTGTACCGGGCCGGCGCAGGCGACTACCACTCGGTGGTGGTGATGGCCGATGGCTCGGTGAAGGCGTACGGGTCGAACTCCTACGGCCAGCTCGGCAACAACTCGACCACGAGCAGCCCGACGCCGGTGGTCTCGCAGCTCCCCTGA
- a CDS encoding STAS domain-containing protein, protein MSRCASCVLERPESMTAPVEAFLDELAGCEACPLVEGPDAPAAVRLLVHKHREALRLIRRLGSDARKLRREVDDLAQEAERYEDRVAKLESLHQTSTRELEAQIEHSRAQEEAMRAMSAPVLRLGRDVVALPLIGKVDRARADVLMGKLLDEIRDRSVRNAILDLTGVADIDAETADHLLRILAAARLLGAEVMVTGMRGEVARTLVGLDFDPTRLVALGTVEEALRRCRSSRGR, encoded by the coding sequence GTGAGCCGCTGCGCTTCGTGCGTGCTCGAGCGGCCGGAGAGCATGACGGCGCCGGTCGAGGCCTTCCTCGACGAGCTCGCCGGGTGCGAGGCTTGCCCGCTCGTCGAGGGCCCGGATGCGCCGGCTGCGGTGCGGCTGCTCGTGCACAAGCACCGCGAGGCGCTGCGCTTGATCCGCAGGCTCGGCAGCGACGCGCGCAAGCTCCGCCGCGAGGTCGACGATCTCGCCCAGGAGGCCGAGCGCTACGAGGATCGCGTGGCCAAGCTCGAGAGCCTGCACCAGACGAGCACGCGCGAGCTCGAGGCGCAGATCGAGCATTCGCGGGCGCAGGAGGAGGCCATGCGCGCCATGAGCGCCCCCGTGCTGCGGCTCGGGCGCGACGTGGTTGCGCTGCCCCTCATCGGCAAGGTCGACCGGGCGCGCGCCGACGTGCTCATGGGCAAGCTCCTCGACGAGATCCGCGATCGGAGCGTCCGCAACGCCATCCTCGACCTCACCGGCGTCGCCGACATCGACGCGGAGACGGCCGATCACCTGCTGCGGATCCTCGCGGCGGCGAGGCTGCTCGGGGCCGAGGTGATGGTCACGGGCATGCGCGGGGAGGTCGCGCGCACGCTCGTCGGGCTCGATTTCGATCCCACGCGCCTCGTGGCGCTCGGCACCGTCGAGGAGGCCCTGCGGCGCTGCCGCTCCTCGCGAGGGCGCTGA